From Acidobacteriota bacterium, one genomic window encodes:
- a CDS encoding transposase yields MKRRKHGPKFKARVALDAVRGDKTVAEICRKHAVHSRHVARWKSQLLDHLPDLFEDGVSSADACQEQLIEELFAMIGRLKVENDFLKKIWS; encoded by the coding sequence AGCACGGACCGAAGTTCAAGGCGCGGGTGGCGCTGGACGCTGTCCGGGGCGACAAGACGGTGGCAGAGATCTGCCGGAAGCACGCTGTGCATTCGAGGCATGTGGCGCGGTGGAAGAGCCAGCTGCTCGACCATCTCCCTGACCTCTTCGAGGATGGGGTCAGTTCGGCGGACGCTTGTCAGGAACAGCTCATCGAGGAGCTGTTTGCGATGATCGGTCGGTTGAAGGTCGAAAACGATTTTCTGAAAAAAATCTGGTCTTGA